A section of the Pseudomonas flavescens genome encodes:
- the mnmE gene encoding tRNA uridine-5-carboxymethylaminomethyl(34) synthesis GTPase MnmE, with amino-acid sequence MSTSRETIAAVATAQGRGGVGIVRVSGPRARMIAITLSGIEPTPRHAHYGAWHDDSGEVIDEGLLLFFPGPNSFTGEDVLELQGHGGPVVLDMLLQRSMELGARQARPGEFSERAFLNDKLDLAQAEAIADLIEASSAQAARNAVRSLQGEFSRRVHELTERLISLRIYVEAAIDFPEEEIDFLADGHVLSLLEAVRTQLSTVLREAGQGALLRDGMNVVIAGRPNAGKSSLLNALAGREAAIVTDIAGTTRDVLREHIHIDGMPLHVVDTAGLRDTDDQVERIGVERALKAIGEADRVLLVVDSTAPEANDPFALWPEFLERRPDPARVTLIRNKADLSAEPVGLQLSDDGHATLVLSAKSSEGLDLLREHLKACMGFQQTAESGFSARRRHLDALHQAQSHLDHGHAQLTLAGAGELLAEDLRQAQQALGEITGAFSSDDLLGRIFSSFCIGK; translated from the coding sequence ATGTCCACATCCCGTGAAACCATCGCCGCCGTCGCCACTGCCCAGGGTCGTGGCGGTGTGGGCATCGTGCGAGTCTCCGGGCCCCGTGCACGGATGATCGCCATTACCCTGAGCGGTATCGAGCCGACACCACGGCATGCGCACTACGGTGCCTGGCATGACGATTCCGGCGAGGTGATCGACGAAGGCCTGCTGCTGTTCTTCCCCGGACCCAACTCCTTTACCGGGGAGGACGTGCTCGAGCTCCAGGGCCATGGCGGTCCCGTGGTTCTGGACATGCTGCTGCAACGCAGCATGGAACTGGGCGCACGCCAGGCCCGCCCTGGTGAGTTCAGCGAACGGGCATTCCTCAATGACAAGCTCGACCTGGCTCAGGCGGAAGCGATCGCCGACCTGATCGAAGCCAGTTCCGCCCAGGCGGCGCGCAATGCCGTGCGCTCGTTGCAAGGCGAATTCTCCCGTCGAGTGCATGAGCTGACTGAGCGACTGATCAGCCTGCGTATCTACGTCGAAGCCGCCATCGACTTCCCAGAAGAGGAAATCGACTTTCTGGCCGATGGCCACGTACTGAGCCTGCTCGAAGCTGTACGCACACAGTTATCCACAGTGTTGCGTGAGGCGGGCCAGGGCGCATTGTTGCGCGATGGCATGAACGTGGTGATCGCCGGCCGGCCGAATGCCGGAAAATCCAGCCTGCTCAATGCGCTGGCCGGGCGCGAAGCCGCCATCGTCACCGACATCGCCGGTACCACCCGGGATGTGCTGCGCGAACATATCCACATCGATGGCATGCCACTGCATGTGGTGGATACCGCAGGGCTGCGCGATACCGACGATCAGGTCGAGCGCATTGGCGTGGAGCGTGCGCTGAAGGCAATCGGCGAAGCGGACCGCGTGCTGCTGGTGGTCGATTCCACTGCACCCGAGGCCAATGATCCCTTCGCGCTGTGGCCGGAGTTTCTCGAGCGGCGCCCGGACCCTGCTCGTGTCACCCTGATCCGCAACAAGGCAGACCTTTCCGCCGAACCTGTCGGCCTGCAACTCAGCGACGATGGCCATGCCACGCTGGTGCTATCGGCCAAATCCAGCGAAGGCCTGGACCTGCTGCGTGAACACCTGAAAGCCTGCATGGGCTTCCAGCAGACCGCTGAAAGCGGCTTCAGCGCGCGCCGCCGCCACCTCGATGCCTTGCACCAGGCACAGAGCCACCTCGACCACGGCCACGCCCAACTGACGCTCGCAGGCGCCGGGGAACTGCTCGCCGAGGACCTGCGGCAGGCTCAGCAGGCGCTCGGTGAGATCACCGGTGCCTTCAGCTCGGACGATCTGCTGGGGCGCATCTTTTCGAGCTTCTGCATCGGTAAATGA
- the yidC gene encoding membrane protein insertase YidC, producing MDIKRSILIVALAVVSYMMVLQWNQDYGQAALPNQTASTGKATPGLPETASVASNDDVPTANAEGTDPSPVEAVAVSDELIQVKTDVLDLAIDPRGGDVVRLQLPHYPRRQDRPDVPFQLFDNGSEHLYLAQSGLTGANGPDARANGRPLYNSEQRVYQLADGQDQLVVDLSFSEAGVNYIKRFTFNRGLDTSCSAKEVEQKKAGCISGNGYQIGVTYLINNQSATPWTGNLFAQLKRDNSGDPSSSTATGTATYLGAALWTAEKPYTKVSMKDIDKQGLKETVQGGWVAWLQHYFVTAWIPSKDDTNLVQTRKDSQGNYIIGYTGPALNIPAGAEAQASTTLYAGPKIQKDLAALSPGLDKTVDYGILWFLAEPIFWLLEHIHNLLGNWGFSIIVLTLIIKLAFFPLSAASYRSMARMRAVSPRLQALKEQFGDDRQKMSQAMMELYKKEKINPLGGCLPILVQMPVFLALYWTLLESVEMRQAPWILWITDLSIKDPFFILPIIMGATMFIQQQLNPTPPDPMQARVMKMMPIIFTFFFLWFPAGLVLYWVVNNVLSIAQQWYITRKIEAQTKASAA from the coding sequence ATGGATATCAAACGCTCGATCCTGATCGTCGCCCTGGCAGTCGTGTCCTACATGATGGTTCTCCAATGGAACCAGGACTACGGCCAGGCCGCTCTGCCGAATCAGACAGCTTCCACCGGCAAGGCCACCCCAGGCTTGCCGGAAACCGCCTCCGTTGCCAGCAATGACGATGTCCCGACGGCAAACGCCGAAGGCACCGATCCAAGCCCGGTGGAGGCCGTCGCTGTCAGCGATGAGCTGATCCAGGTTAAAACCGACGTTCTGGATCTGGCCATCGATCCACGCGGTGGTGATGTGGTGCGCCTGCAACTGCCCCACTACCCGCGTCGTCAGGACCGTCCCGATGTTCCGTTCCAGCTGTTCGACAATGGCAGCGAGCACCTGTACCTGGCGCAAAGCGGCCTGACCGGTGCAAACGGCCCTGACGCCCGCGCCAATGGTCGCCCGCTGTACAACAGCGAGCAGCGCGTCTATCAACTGGCTGATGGTCAGGACCAACTGGTCGTCGACCTGAGCTTCAGCGAAGCCGGCGTCAACTACATCAAGCGTTTCACCTTCAACCGTGGCCTCGATACCAGTTGCTCGGCCAAGGAAGTGGAGCAGAAGAAAGCTGGCTGCATCAGTGGCAATGGTTATCAGATCGGCGTGACCTACCTGATCAACAACCAGAGTGCCACACCGTGGACCGGTAACCTGTTCGCCCAGCTCAAGCGTGACAACAGCGGTGACCCGTCTTCCAGCACCGCCACCGGCACTGCCACCTATCTGGGTGCAGCGCTGTGGACCGCCGAGAAGCCGTACACCAAGGTGTCGATGAAAGACATCGACAAGCAAGGCCTCAAGGAAACCGTGCAGGGCGGCTGGGTTGCCTGGTTGCAGCACTATTTCGTGACCGCGTGGATTCCTTCGAAAGACGATACCAACTTGGTGCAGACCCGCAAGGACAGCCAGGGTAACTACATCATCGGCTACACCGGCCCGGCTCTGAACATCCCTGCCGGCGCCGAAGCCCAGGCCAGCACCACCCTGTATGCCGGTCCGAAGATCCAGAAGGATCTCGCGGCGCTGTCGCCGGGCCTGGACAAGACCGTCGACTACGGCATCCTGTGGTTCCTTGCCGAACCGATCTTCTGGTTGCTGGAACATATCCACAACCTGCTCGGCAACTGGGGCTTCTCGATCATCGTGCTGACGCTGATCATCAAGCTGGCCTTCTTCCCGCTGTCGGCCGCCAGCTACCGTTCCATGGCGCGCATGCGTGCCGTCTCGCCGCGCCTGCAGGCGCTGAAGGAACAGTTCGGTGACGATCGCCAGAAGATGTCCCAGGCGATGATGGAGCTGTACAAGAAAGAGAAGATCAACCCGCTGGGCGGCTGCTTGCCGATCCTCGTGCAGATGCCGGTGTTCCTGGCCCTGTACTGGACCCTGCTGGAATCCGTCGAGATGCGTCAGGCACCGTGGATCCTGTGGATCACCGACCTGTCGATCAAGGACCCGTTCTTCATCCTGCCGATCATCATGGGCGCTACCATGTTCATCCAGCAGCAGTTGAACCCGACGCCGCCGGACCCCATGCAGGCTCGTGTGATGAAAATGATGCCGATCATTTTCACCTTCTTCTTCCTGTGGTTCCCGGCTGGTCTGGTGCTGTACTGGGTGGTCAACAACGTCCTGTCCATCGCCCAGCAGTGGTACATTACCCGCAAGATCGAAGCGCAGACCAAGGCTTCCGCAGCCTGA
- the yidD gene encoding membrane protein insertion efficiency factor YidD has product MRKLVQAPIRFYQYAISPLMASHCRFYPSCSCYALEAIETHGVLRGGWLTVRRLGRCHPWHPGGYDPVPLAKHSRSSSMAE; this is encoded by the coding sequence ATGCGTAAACTGGTCCAAGCTCCAATCCGGTTTTACCAGTACGCCATCAGTCCATTGATGGCCAGTCATTGTCGTTTCTACCCCTCTTGTTCCTGCTACGCGCTTGAAGCCATCGAAACCCATGGCGTCCTGCGTGGTGGCTGGCTGACCGTTCGTCGTCTGGGACGCTGTCACCCCTGGCATCCCGGAGGCTACGATCCGGTGCCCCTCGCGAAACACTCCCGATCCTCTTCGATGGCCGAATAA
- the rnpA gene encoding ribonuclease P protein component → MSRGFGREKRLLTPRQFKAVFDSPSGKAPGKSVLLLARNNELDHSRLGLVIGKKSVKLSVERNRLKRQIRESFRLNQDNLVGWDIVVVARKGLGDLQNAELAQQFGKLWKRLARSKPAQQPDAQTGVNDNPHA, encoded by the coding sequence GTGAGTCGAGGCTTCGGCCGGGAGAAGCGCCTGCTAACTCCCCGGCAATTCAAGGCAGTCTTCGACTCTCCCAGTGGCAAAGCGCCGGGCAAGAGTGTCCTGCTGCTTGCGCGCAACAATGAGCTTGATCATTCACGCCTAGGTCTGGTGATCGGCAAGAAGAGCGTCAAGCTCTCCGTTGAGCGCAACCGCCTGAAACGCCAGATCCGCGAATCGTTCCGCCTCAACCAAGACAACCTGGTGGGCTGGGACATCGTGGTGGTCGCGCGTAAAGGCCTTGGTGATCTGCAGAACGCCGAACTGGCTCAACAGTTCGGCAAGCTGTGGAAACGCCTCGCCCGCAGCAAGCCTGCCCAACAGCCCGATGCCCAGACCGGGGTGAACGACAATCCCCATGCGTAA
- the rpmH gene encoding 50S ribosomal protein L34, which produces MKRTFQPSTIKRARTHGFRARMATKNGRAVLSRRRAKGRARLAV; this is translated from the coding sequence ATGAAACGCACTTTCCAACCCAGCACCATCAAACGCGCTCGTACCCACGGTTTCCGTGCTCGCATGGCTACCAAGAACGGCCGTGCCGTCCTGTCGCGTCGTCGCGCCAAGGGCCGTGCTCGTCTCGCAGTCTGA